AGCACCGTCAAGGTGGCCGGCCCGGTCGGGCGGTTGGCCCGGGATCTGGGCATGCCGCTGGTCGCCCGCCTGATGGCGCGCGACGACGGCGCCGCGCAGTCCTGGCTCTTCGACCACCACATCGACTGGGCGGAGCGGGTCCAGGTCTGAGTCAGCCCGCCGGCGTGCCGTGCTCCCGGTCGTACGCCGCCCGGGCCGCGCCGATCGCCGCCCGGTGCCGCTCCGCCCAGTGGGTGAGGGCGACCAGCGACTCGTACAGCTCCCGGGCCATCGGGGTCGCGGTGTACTCCACCCTCGGCGGAACGGTGGCGTGCACGTGTCGGACGAGCAGGCCGTCGCGCTCCAGGTTGCGCAGGGTCAGCGTGAGCATCCGCCGGCTGATGCCCGCCACCCGCCGCTCCAACTCGGTGAAGCGGACCGGGCCGGTCGAGGCGGCGATCAGGATGCCGATGCTCCACTTGCCGCCGACCCGGTCCAGCGCCTCCCGCACCGTGCAGGCCCGGGCCTGGTCCGCCGAGTCGGACGCGCACCGGTCGTCCTCGGACGTCACCGCACCCCCTCCGCTCGACCCCGACGGTGGTCTCGGGAACCATCATGCGCCACGAGGCGCGGCGGGCCGCCGCCGTGTCGGGGTTGCCGGGGCGGGCGCGGCCCGGGAAGGTGGGCGGATGGGCGCCGCTGACGAGACCCGCGACGGGGTGTCGCTGACCAACCTGGACCAGCCGCTGTTCGACGCCGCCGGCGCGACCAAACGCGACCTGGTCGACTATCTCGACGCGGTGCACGGGCGGATCCTGCCGGAGCTGCGCGACCGGCCGCTGTCGGTGCTGCGGGTCCGGCCCGGCCAGGAGCCGTTCATGCAGAAGAACCTGCCGAAGTACACGCCGGACTGGGTGCGCCGCACCGAGGTCTGGGCCGAGGCGTCGCACCGGCGCATCTCGTACGGCCTCTGCGACGACCGGCGCACGCTGCTCTGGTTCGCCAACCAGCGGGCGGTGGAATATCACCCGACGCTGGCCCGAACCGGGCAGGCCGAGCACCCCACCCACCTGGTGCTCGACCTGGATCCGCCGGAGGGCGCCGACTTCGGCGCGGTGGTGCGGGTGGCGCTGCTGGTGCGGCAGACGCTCACCGACGCCGGGCTGGCCGGCGCGGTCAAGACCAGCGGGGCGAAGGGCCTGCACGTGATCGTGCCGGTGGCACCGACGACCACGGCCGAGGAGGCCGCCGCCGCGACCCGGGCGCTCGCCGTCCACGCCGAACGGCTCGACCCGGCGCGTGCCACCACCGCGTTCGTCGTGGCCGACCGCGGGGGTCGGGTCTTCGTCGACTCCACCCGGGCGTACGGGGCGACGGTGGTGGCCGCGTACAGCCCCCGGATCCGCCCGGGCACGCCGGTGTCGTATCCGATCGGCTGGGACGACCTGGAGTCGGCGACGCCTGCCGACTTCACCGTGCGGACGGTGCCCGCGCTGCTCGGGGACCGGGATCCGTGGGCGGAGGCGTTGCCCGCGCCGCAGGCGCTGCCGGCGGAGCTGGTGGACGAGGGGCGGACCATTCCGGTGGCCCGGGTCCAGGCCATGCACGAGGGCAAGCGTCGCGCGAAGGCCCGCCGCGAGGCCGGTTGACCTGGCGCTCCTGTGCCGACGTACGGGCGCGACAGTAGCTGCCACAGTCATGGGCCGGTGCCGGCACATGCGGCAAGCACCACGCCGTCGACCGGGAAGATCAGCACCGTCGCCACGTTCGCGGCGCGGGCACCACACATCGGCAGGCGTAATGGTGGCTGACCCTCATGATCATTTCATTGTGATCATATTCAACCGTGGTGGCCGTTTCGAGTCGGATCAACGACAAGCATAGTCGGGTCGGTGAAGCTCGCGATCTTTCGAGTGGTCGCATTTTCAATGGTCGGCTACTTGAACTGCCGTTGATCGTCGTGACGCGCTGCTCAGTCAGTTCCTTCTTTGGCTTCCGCGCCTCTGCTACAGTCGGCGGGCCTTGGTGAGGCCCTTCGTTTGACAGGCATGCGGCACGTTTGAAGACATCTCAGCTGTTCTGTGGATCTGGAAAACGAAAGTTGGTGAGAAGTGGATGTCCAAGAGTGACCTCGTGGCAATTGACTACACGAATTATCGCGGAGAGCGGGGCATTCGTACGATCCGGCCAGGAAAAATATGGTTTGGCAGGACTGAATATCATCCTGATGAGCAATGGTTGCTCGACGCCGAAGACGTTGAGCGTGGGGTGAGTAGAACGTTTGCCATGTCGGATATTCATGCCTGGTCGGATTGCGGGGCCAGCCCTGGGCGCAAGGAACCCGCCGAGTTGGGCAACGATGTATCTTGCAGATAAGGCGATTCGTAGTCAGTTGACGCGGATGCAGATCACGGTCCCCGGCGAATTTGCGGAATTCGACCCAGAAACCCAGATCCAGCCTTGCTCCATCGACCTCCGACTTGGATGGAGGTTTTGGTCTCCGCGCCGTGGACTGTCGATCGACCTCCGGCGTAGCAAGCTTCTCGAAGTCGCTCCGCGTCGTCGCTGGAAAGAGCGGAACCTCAGGTCGGGCGAATCGATCCTCCTTGTGCCAGGGGCGATGCTGCTGTCACACACGCTTGAGCAGTTCTCGATTCCGCCGAACTGTGCAGGCAAGATCGAGGGAAGATCGAGCTATGCGCGCCTGGGTCTCCAGATTCATTGCGCTGCAGATTTCATAAATCCCGGCTATCGGGGTCGAATGTCTATGCAGTTGGTCAACCTCGGTAAGGTGCCTATCAAGTTGTTCCCTGAGTTGCCGGTCTGTCAGCTCGTTCTGGTCGCGCTGTCCGAGGTCCCGAGCCGCCTGTACGGAGACATGTCGTTGAGCAGCAAGTATAACGACGACGACGGCGGGCCCTCCTACTGGTGGAGGGACCATCTCCTCCGCAGCGTGCTCGAAAAGATGAAGATTCGCGATGTGGCGACCACCGTGCAGGAGGAGATAGTCGCCCGGATCGGCTTGCCGGATTATGACGTACTTCGCAGGCTCGAAGGCTTTGTCGCGCGATCGCGCACTCCTGAGATGGACAGTGCCGATCAGATTCTCGACAACTTCGCACTGAGTGAAGATCGAAAGCGCAAGCTTGATGAGTTG
The genomic region above belongs to Micromonospora sp. WMMD1128 and contains:
- the ligD gene encoding non-homologous end-joining DNA ligase; its protein translation is MGAADETRDGVSLTNLDQPLFDAAGATKRDLVDYLDAVHGRILPELRDRPLSVLRVRPGQEPFMQKNLPKYTPDWVRRTEVWAEASHRRISYGLCDDRRTLLWFANQRAVEYHPTLARTGQAEHPTHLVLDLDPPEGADFGAVVRVALLVRQTLTDAGLAGAVKTSGAKGLHVIVPVAPTTTAEEAAAATRALAVHAERLDPARATTAFVVADRGGRVFVDSTRAYGATVVAAYSPRIRPGTPVSYPIGWDDLESATPADFTVRTVPALLGDRDPWAEALPAPQALPAELVDEGRTIPVARVQAMHEGKRRAKARREAG
- the dcd gene encoding dCTP deaminase; translation: MYLADKAIRSQLTRMQITVPGEFAEFDPETQIQPCSIDLRLGWRFWSPRRGLSIDLRRSKLLEVAPRRRWKERNLRSGESILLVPGAMLLSHTLEQFSIPPNCAGKIEGRSSYARLGLQIHCAADFINPGYRGRMSMQLVNLGKVPIKLFPELPVCQLVLVALSEVPSRLYGDMSLSSKYNDDDGGPSYWWRDHLLRSVLEKMKIRDVATTVQEEIVARIGLPDYDVLRRLEGFVARSRTPEMDSADQILDNFALSEDRKRKLDELARRLPVGAFVVLLGATISVAFVQPFRLLHYLLWLATGVSAVGAWIAAMRPSSNYLGSKELDQIGRPAPVATGQTPISE
- a CDS encoding helix-turn-helix domain-containing protein, which produces MTSEDDRCASDSADQARACTVREALDRVGGKWSIGILIAASTGPVRFTELERRVAGISRRMLTLTLRNLERDGLLVRHVHATVPPRVEYTATPMARELYESLVALTHWAERHRAAIGAARAAYDREHGTPAG